A window of the Brassica napus cultivar Da-Ae chromosome C5, Da-Ae, whole genome shotgun sequence genome harbors these coding sequences:
- the LOC106439968 gene encoding 10 kDa chaperonin, translated as MMKRLIPTFNRILVQRVIQPAKTESGILLPEKASKLNSGKVIAVGPGSRDKDGKLIPVSVKEGDTVLLPEYGGTQVKLGEKEYHLFRDEDVLGTLHED; from the exons atgatGAAGCGTCTGATCCCAACGTTCAACCGCATCCTGGTGCAGAGAGTCATCCAGCCTGCTAAAACCGAGAGCGGCATCCTCCTCCCTGAGAAAGCCTCCAAG CTGAACTCGGGCAAGGTGATAGCAGTTGGACCTGGATCAAGGGATAAGGACGGGAAATTGATTCCGGTCTCTGTCAAGGAAGGTGACACTGTTCTTCTTCCAGAGTACGGCGGGACTCAGGTCAAGCTCGGCGAGAAGGA GTACCATCTCTTCCGTGATGAGGACGTCTTGGGGACGTTGCACGAAGATTGA
- the LOC106439967 gene encoding O-fucosyltransferase 4, giving the protein MIMTHGVDGGGGKAMISQAERDPSIQIRLPGSSHSSPSPPPSPSLLRSKSSEPPSRTFAHRISWIVLSVILRRRRRILLFAPVIYISCMLFHMHKASFDAGPTIHRRPAPGSVYRSPQAYAKLRAEIDADNATADAISTIWKRSYKGVEWKPCVNKSNGVLPESNGFIFIEANGGLNQQRTSICNAVAVAGYLNATLVIPNFHYHSIWKDPSKFGDIYDEDYFISTLANDVRVVDTVPEYLMERFDYNLTNVYNFRVKAWAPTSYYRDSVLPKLLEEKVIRISPFANRLSFDAPRAIQKFRCLANNVALRFAKPILTQGETLVKKMKKLSANNTGKYVSVHLRFEEDMVAFSCCVFDGGNQEKQDMIAARERGWKGKFTKPGRVIRPGANRLNGKCPLTPLEVGLILRGMGFNKSTYIYLASGPIYGGNRTMDPLLEMFPNLQTKEMLASEEELAPFKSFSSRMAALDYTVCLHSEVFVTTQGGNFPHFLMGHRRYLFGGHSKTIRPDKRKLAVLFDNPKLSWRSFKHQMLIMRSHSDSKGFELKRSSDSIYIFPCPDCMCRRNRTTATT; this is encoded by the exons ATGATAATGACGCACGGCGTTGACGGAGGAGGAGGGAAAGCCATGATCTCCCAGGCGGAGAGAGATCCGTCGATTCAAATCCGGCTTCCGGGAAGCTCCCACTCTTCCCCGTCTCCGCCGCCGTCACCTAGTCTCCTCCGGTCTAAATCATCCGAACCTCCGAGTCGAACCTTCGCACACCGGATCTCTTGGATCGTCTTATCGGTTATTCTCCGGCGTCGTCGGAGAATTCTACTCTTCGCTCCTGTAATATACATCTCCTGTATGCTCTTTCACATGCACAAGGCGTCGTTTGACGCGGGTCCCACCATCCATCGCCGTCCCGCGCCCGGATCTGTCTACAGGAGCCCGCAGGCTTACGCTAAGCTCCGCGCGGAGATTGACGCCGATAATGCCACGGCTGATGCG ATATCAACGATTTGGAAACGTTCCTATAAAGGGGTGGAGTGGAAACCATGCGTGAACAAGTCTAATGGAG TCTTGCCTGAATCAAATGGTTTCATATTCATTGAGGCAAATGGAGGCTTGAATCAGCAGCGGACTTCG ATATGCAATGCGGTTGCTGTGGCAGGCTACCTTAATGCGACCCTTGTGATTCCAAACTTTCACTATCACAGCATATGGAAAGATCCGAG TAAATTTGGGGACATCTACGATGAAGATTACTTTATCAGTACCTTAGCAAATGATGTGCGGGTGGTCGATACGGTTCCTGAGTACTTAATGGAGCGTTTTGACTATAACTTGACAAATGTCTATAACTTCAGAGTTAAAGCTTGGGCACCCACTAGCTATTACCGGGACTCAGTCCTGCCAAAGCTGCTTGAAGAAAA GGTTATAAGGATTTCCCCATTTGCAAATAGACTTTCGTTTGATGCTCCAAGAGCTATTCAGAAATTTAGATGTTTGGCGAATAATGTAGCTTTGCGATTTGCAAAACCTATACTCACCCAAGGAGAAACACtggtgaagaaaatgaagaagctTAGTGCAAACAACACTGGGAAGTACGTTTCTGTGCATCTTCGTTTTGAAGAG GATATGGTAGCTTTCTCTTGCTGTGTATTTGATGGTGGCAACCAAGAAAAACAAGACATGATTGCGGCGAGAGAACGGGGTTGGAAAGGGAAATTCACGAAACCTGGCCGCGTCATACGACCAGGAGCTAACAGGCTCAATGGCAAATGCCCTTTAACTCCTTTAGAG GTGGGTTTGATACTTAGAGGAATGGGCTTCAACAAAAGCACATATATATACCTGGCCTCTGGGCCGATATATGGTGGGAACAGAACAATGGATCCACTACTCGAGATGTTCCCTAATCTTCAGACGAAGGAGATGCTTGCGTCTGAGGAAGAACTAGCTCCTTTTAAG AGTTTCTCCTCGAGAATGGCTGCACTAGATTACACAGTGTGTCTCCACAGTGAGGTGTTTGTGACGACACAAGGAGGGAACTTCCCTCATTTCCTAATGGGGCATCGGAGGTATTTGTttggaggacattcaaagacGATTCGGCCAGACAAGCGAAAGTTAGCAGTACTCTTTGACAATCCAAAGTTGAG CTGGAGAAgttttaaacatcaaatgttaaTCATGAGGTCTCATAGCGACTCCAAGGGGTTTGAGCTGAAACGATCAAGTGACTCCATTTACATATTCCCTTGCCCTGACTGTATGTGCCGCAGGAACAGAACTACAGCAACCACCTGA
- the LOC106439970 gene encoding serine carboxypeptidase-like 50, producing IVSFITLFLLLSTLLIAVSLESLLPPLFPTEALPTKSGYLRVKPAPGSSMFHAYYEAQKPTTPLTDTPLLIWLQGGPGCSSMIGNFYELGPWRIVSRATKLEPNPGAWNRIFGLLFLDNPIGVGFSIAASKQDIPQNQRQVAEQLYAALVEFIEQNPGFEHRPVYITGESYAGKYVPAIGYYILKEKPNGKVNLKGLAIGNGLTDPVTQIRTHAVNVYYSGLVNAKQREALEKAQEISISLVKARKWREAADARLELLTLLGNMTGLATLYNTARMIPYRTDLVVDLMNQREAKRVLGVSETMRFEECSDEVRDILWGDLMKSVKFMVEYAVERTNVLLYQGMLDLRVGLVSTEEWMKTMNWSGLGMFLSAERRVWKDGDGDLAGYVQRWGNLSHVAVSGAGHLVPTDKAVNSRDMIEAWVLGKGLFSGEDVRQTLTASY from the coding sequence ATTGTGTCCTTCATTACACTCTTCCTCTTGCTCTCCACTCTCCTCATCGCCGTCTCCCTCGAGTCTTTACTGCCGCCACTGTTTCCCACTGAAGCTCTCCCCACTAAATCCGGTTACCTCCGGGTTAAACCCGCCCCAGGCTCCTCCATGTTCCATGCCTACTACGAAGCCCAAAAGCCAACCACACCTCTCACCGACACTCCACTCTTAATTTGGCTCCAAGGTGGGCCAGGCTGCTCTTCCATGATTGGCAACTTCTACGAGCTTGGCCCTTGGCGAATAGTTTCACGCGCCACCAAGCTAGAACCTAACCCCGGCGCTTGGAACCGCATATTCGGCTTACTTTTCTTGGATAACCCCATCGGTGTCGGATTCAGCATCGCCGCTTCAAAACAAGACATACCACAAAATCAGAGACAGGTGGCAGAGCAGCTGTACGCAGCTCTCGTGGAATTCATCGAGCAGAACCCAGGTTTCGAACACCGACCGGTTTACATAACCGGCGAGAGCTACGCCGGGAAGTATGTTCCAGCTATTGGTTACTATATCCTCAAAGAAAAGCCCAATGGGAAGGTTAATCTAAAGGGCCTGGCTATTGGAAATGGGCTAACCGACCCGGTAACCCAAATCCGGACCCATGCGGTCAACGTCTATTACTCGGGTCTGGTCAACGCGAAACAGAGAGAAGCGCTCGAGAAAGCTCAAGAGATATCAATATCTCTCGTGAAGGCTCGGAAATGGCGCGAAGCAGCAGATGCTAGACTCGAACTATTGACGCTACTAGGCAACATGACAGGACTCGCGACGCTTTACAACACCGCACGGATGATACCGTATAGAACGGACCTGGTGGTGGATCTCATGAACCAGAGGGAGGCGAAACGGGTACTGGGAGTGAGCGAAACGATGCGTTTTGAGGAATGCAGCGATGAAGTGCGAGATATTTTATGGGGAGACTTGATGAAGAGCGTGAAGTTTATGGTGGAGTACGCGGTGGAGAGAACCAACGTCTTGTTGTATCAAGGTATGCTTGACCTAAGAGTCGGCCTCGTTTCAACGGAGGAGTGGATGAAGACAATGAACTGGTCAGGGTTGGGGATGTTTCTGTCGGCGGAGAGGCGGGTGTGGAAGGACGGCGACGGTGATCTCGCAGGCTACGTACAAAGGTGGGGGAATTTGTCACACGTGGCGGTTTCAGGAGCAGGGCATTTAGTTCCGACAGATAAAGCTGTTAACTCAAGGGATATGATTGAAGCATGGGTTCTGGGAAAAGGTTTGTTCAGTGGTGAAGATGTACGTCAGACATTAACGGCAAGCTATTAA